One stretch of Serinicoccus hydrothermalis DNA includes these proteins:
- a CDS encoding glycerophosphodiester phosphodiesterase family protein: MPTTSPLVLGHRGASGYLPEHTLAAYELAARQGADHLELDLVPTRDGVLVARHENNIWGTTDVADHPELAARRRRAVVDGKELDGIFTEDLTLEELRTLRARERLPGLRSTEHDGQWPVPTFPEIIDLRARLSEELGRTIGLYVELKHPTHLAAAGLPIEERMLADLDAGGLLSEGDRDAVWVQCFEPGSLRTMRERLGSPLRQVLLATAVDDVPADLVAAGEERTYAELLSPEGLADLDGVLDGVGPSKTMVLPWTADGALGEPTSLVGDAHAAGLAVHAWTFRAENRFLPVPLRSTGEDGAPGPEDALGDLAGEVRAYLEAGVDGIFTDHPDLVVQAVRDPDGAAGG, translated from the coding sequence ATGCCGACCACCTCACCCCTCGTCCTCGGCCACCGCGGCGCCAGCGGCTACCTGCCCGAGCACACGCTCGCCGCCTACGAGCTCGCCGCCCGGCAGGGCGCCGACCACCTGGAGCTGGACCTCGTGCCCACCCGCGACGGGGTGCTGGTCGCGCGGCACGAGAACAACATCTGGGGGACCACCGACGTCGCCGACCACCCGGAGCTGGCCGCGCGCCGTCGCCGGGCGGTGGTGGACGGCAAGGAGCTCGACGGCATCTTCACCGAGGACCTGACGCTCGAGGAGCTGCGCACCCTGCGCGCCCGCGAGCGGCTGCCCGGGCTGCGCAGCACCGAGCACGACGGGCAGTGGCCGGTGCCGACCTTCCCCGAGATCATCGATCTGCGGGCGCGCCTCAGCGAGGAGCTGGGGCGGACGATCGGGCTCTACGTCGAGCTCAAGCACCCCACCCACCTGGCCGCGGCCGGGCTGCCGATCGAGGAGCGCATGCTGGCCGACCTGGACGCCGGCGGGCTGCTCTCCGAGGGCGACCGGGACGCCGTCTGGGTGCAGTGCTTCGAGCCGGGCAGCCTGCGCACGATGCGGGAGCGGCTCGGGTCGCCGCTGCGGCAGGTGCTGCTGGCGACCGCCGTCGACGACGTGCCCGCCGACCTGGTCGCGGCGGGGGAGGAGCGCACGTATGCCGAGCTGCTGTCGCCGGAGGGGCTCGCGGACCTCGACGGCGTGCTCGACGGTGTCGGCCCGAGCAAGACGATGGTGCTGCCCTGGACGGCCGACGGCGCGCTGGGGGAGCCAACCTCGCTGGTCGGGGATGCGCACGCGGCCGGGCTGGCCGTGCACGCGTGGACCTTCCGGGCGGAGAACCGCTTCCTGCCGGTCCCGCTGCGCAGCACCGGGGAGGACGGCGCCCCGGGACCGGAGGACGCCCTGGGCGACCTCGCGGGCGAGGTCCGGGCATACCTCGAGGCCGGGGTGGACGGCATCTTCACCGACCACCCCGACCTCGTGGTGCAGGCCGTACGCGACCCCGACGGGGCCGCCGGGGGCTGA
- a CDS encoding PucR family transcriptional regulator — protein sequence MPPSTRESLPRRAGALATRATGRMEAEHQWFRELGAADRSWVGLVAQAGISALLDWYADGAREDPPGRVFAAAPPSLAGTITLTQTLDLARTAIATVEDAVPELVEPEEAPALREAVLRYARDIAFAAAELYARSADHRGGRDPRLETLVVHAVVRGEANDAMASRAAELGWEGVSDVAVIAGVLPAGDPTPAVEELRTAAGALGLRCLAAGHDRRLVCVLGGTDDPLADAQRLEDAFGEGPVVVGPRVPHLFAAGRSARAALSGVDAAPAWSGAPRPVAADELLPERALLGEGPARRVLVDRVYAPLRDHPSALLDTVQAYLDQGMVLEATARLLFLHPNTVRYRLRRVGEVVGLDPHTARDAWVLQVALALGRMGTGPRLWRGGR from the coding sequence GTGCCCCCGTCCACCCGTGAGAGCCTCCCCCGCCGCGCCGGCGCGCTCGCGACCCGGGCGACCGGGCGCATGGAGGCCGAGCACCAGTGGTTCCGCGAGCTCGGCGCCGCGGACCGGTCCTGGGTGGGGCTGGTCGCCCAGGCGGGGATCTCGGCGCTGCTGGACTGGTATGCCGACGGCGCCCGGGAGGACCCGCCCGGCCGGGTGTTCGCCGCCGCGCCGCCCAGCCTGGCCGGCACTATCACCCTGACGCAGACCCTGGACCTTGCGCGCACCGCGATCGCGACGGTGGAGGACGCCGTGCCCGAGCTCGTCGAGCCCGAGGAGGCGCCGGCCCTGCGAGAGGCGGTGCTGCGCTACGCCCGCGACATCGCCTTCGCCGCCGCCGAGCTGTATGCCCGGTCCGCCGACCACCGCGGCGGCCGGGACCCCCGGCTGGAGACCCTCGTGGTCCACGCGGTGGTGCGCGGCGAGGCGAACGACGCGATGGCCTCCCGGGCCGCCGAGCTCGGGTGGGAGGGCGTGAGCGACGTGGCCGTCATCGCCGGCGTGCTGCCCGCGGGCGACCCGACGCCCGCGGTGGAAGAGCTGCGGACGGCCGCGGGTGCGCTCGGGCTGCGGTGCCTGGCCGCCGGCCACGACCGGCGCCTCGTCTGCGTCCTCGGCGGGACGGACGACCCGCTGGCCGACGCGCAGCGCCTCGAGGACGCCTTCGGTGAAGGTCCGGTCGTCGTGGGCCCGCGGGTGCCGCACCTCTTCGCGGCCGGCCGAAGCGCCCGGGCCGCCCTCTCCGGGGTCGACGCGGCCCCGGCCTGGAGCGGCGCGCCCCGACCGGTGGCGGCGGACGAGCTGCTCCCGGAGCGGGCGCTGCTCGGCGAGGGCCCGGCGCGCCGGGTGCTCGTGGACCGGGTCTACGCCCCGCTGCGCGACCACCCCTCGGCGCTGCTGGACACGGTGCAGGCCTACCTCGACCAGGGGATGGTGCTGGAGGCGACCGCCCGCCTGCTCTTCCTGCACCCCAACACCGTCCGCTACCGGCTGCGCCGGGTGGGCGAGGTCGTGGGGCTGGACCCGCACACCGCGCGGGACGCGTGGGTGCTGCAGGTGGCCCTGGCGCTCGGCCGCATGGGCACGGGCCCGCGCCTGTGGCGCGGCGGCCGCTGA
- a CDS encoding CBS domain-containing protein, which produces MRVADLIKKKGSTVTTLPATATVAELLETLDDAKIGAVVVLDGEDVAGIVSERDVVHHLRGGRDQSAALSDLMTTDVKTCTLEDDLTHLATTMTQGRFRHLPVVQDGRLEGIISIGDVVKARLDALEAERDHLESYLRQ; this is translated from the coding sequence ATGCGCGTCGCGGACCTCATCAAGAAGAAGGGCAGCACGGTTACCACGCTGCCCGCGACGGCCACCGTCGCCGAGCTCCTGGAGACCCTCGACGACGCCAAGATCGGCGCCGTCGTCGTGCTGGACGGGGAGGACGTCGCGGGCATCGTCTCCGAGCGCGACGTCGTGCACCACCTGCGCGGTGGGCGCGACCAGAGCGCCGCGCTGAGCGACCTCATGACGACCGACGTCAAGACCTGCACGCTCGAGGACGACCTCACCCACCTCGCGACCACGATGACGCAGGGACGCTTCCGGCACCTGCCGGTCGTCCAGGACGGCCGGCTCGAGGGGATCATCTCCATCGGCGACGTCGTCAAGGCCCGGCTGGACGCGCTCGAGGCCGAGCGGGACCACCTGGAGTCCTACCTGCGCCAGTGA
- the fabF gene encoding beta-ketoacyl-ACP synthase II, whose protein sequence is MTDTTQTSRRVVVTGLGATTPVGGTAPQTWEAITAGRSGIETLTQDWVAEHQLPVTFAGSIHTDPLEVLKKVEVRRNDPSGQYALIAAREAWADADAPEVEPERLGVAIGSGIGGVHTLLSQWDVLKEKGPRRVFPLTVPMLMPNGPAAAVSLDLSARAGAHCPVSACASGAEGMGLALSMIRNGRADMVVAGGTEAAIHPVCIAAFAAMTALSDRNDDPQAASRPYDVGRDGFVMGEGAGVMVLESEEHAKARGAKIYAYLDGVGMSSDAYHITAGEPDGAGAARAMEEAVADAGLSTGDIAHINAHATSTPVGDVAETRAIHRAFGGHTSDIAVTATKSMTGHLLGAAGALEAVLTVLTLHHRQIPATINLDEQDPEIDLDVVTGGSRALPDGQVAALNNAFGFGGVNVALTFTSA, encoded by the coding sequence ATGACCGACACCACCCAGACCTCGCGCCGCGTCGTCGTGACCGGCCTCGGCGCCACCACGCCCGTCGGCGGCACCGCTCCGCAGACCTGGGAGGCGATCACCGCCGGGCGCTCGGGCATCGAGACCCTGACCCAGGACTGGGTCGCCGAGCACCAGCTGCCGGTGACCTTCGCCGGGTCCATCCACACCGACCCGCTCGAGGTGCTCAAGAAGGTCGAGGTGCGCCGCAACGACCCCTCGGGGCAGTATGCGCTCATCGCCGCCCGGGAGGCGTGGGCCGACGCCGACGCCCCCGAGGTCGAGCCGGAGCGGCTGGGCGTCGCCATCGGCTCCGGTATCGGCGGGGTCCACACCCTGCTCAGCCAGTGGGACGTGCTCAAGGAGAAGGGCCCGCGCCGGGTCTTCCCGCTCACCGTCCCCATGCTCATGCCCAACGGCCCCGCGGCCGCGGTCTCGCTCGACCTCAGCGCCCGCGCCGGTGCGCACTGCCCGGTCAGCGCCTGCGCGTCCGGCGCCGAGGGGATGGGCCTCGCGCTCAGCATGATCCGCAACGGTCGCGCCGACATGGTCGTCGCCGGCGGCACCGAGGCGGCGATCCACCCCGTGTGCATCGCCGCCTTCGCCGCGATGACCGCCCTCTCGGACCGCAACGACGACCCGCAGGCGGCCTCCCGCCCCTACGACGTGGGCCGTGACGGCTTCGTCATGGGCGAGGGCGCCGGCGTCATGGTGCTCGAGTCCGAGGAGCACGCCAAGGCGCGCGGGGCCAAGATCTACGCCTACCTCGACGGGGTCGGTATGTCCTCGGACGCCTACCACATCACCGCCGGCGAGCCGGACGGCGCGGGCGCCGCGCGGGCCATGGAGGAGGCCGTCGCCGACGCCGGGCTGAGCACCGGCGACATCGCCCACATCAACGCGCACGCCACCTCGACCCCGGTCGGCGACGTCGCGGAGACGAGGGCGATCCACCGGGCCTTCGGTGGGCATACCTCCGACATCGCGGTCACCGCGACCAAGTCGATGACCGGCCACCTGCTCGGTGCGGCGGGAGCGCTCGAGGCCGTCCTCACCGTGCTGACGCTGCACCACCGGCAGATCCCCGCGACCATCAACCTGGACGAGCAGGACCCCGAGATCGACCTCGACGTCGTCACCGGTGGCTCGCGGGCGCTCCCCGACGGCCAGGTCGCCGCGCTCAACAACGCCTTCGGCTTCGGCGGCGTCAACGTCGCGCTGACCTTCACCTCGGCCTGA
- a CDS encoding amino acid ABC transporter ATP-binding protein, producing MTDSRESPGSGLGAPLVVLKDVNKHFGDLHVLKDINLTVHEGEVVVVIGPSGSGKSTLCRTINRLESYESGTITIHDDELPSEGKALAKLRADVGMVFQSFNLFSHKTILENVTMGPIKVRKKKAAEARSRAMELLKRVGVDHQADKYPAQLSGGQQQRVAIARSLAMDPTVMLFDEPTSALDPEMINEVLDVMTQLAKSGMTMIVVTHEMGFARKAADRVVFMSDGAIVEENTPEEFFTNAQSERAKDFLGKILTH from the coding sequence ATGACCGACTCCCGTGAGTCGCCCGGCTCCGGCCTGGGCGCACCCCTGGTCGTGCTCAAGGACGTCAACAAGCACTTCGGCGACCTGCACGTGCTCAAGGACATCAACCTCACCGTGCACGAGGGCGAGGTGGTCGTCGTCATCGGGCCCTCCGGGTCCGGCAAGTCGACGCTGTGCCGCACCATCAACCGGCTCGAGTCCTACGAGTCCGGCACGATCACCATCCACGACGACGAGCTGCCCAGCGAGGGCAAGGCGCTGGCCAAGCTGCGGGCCGACGTGGGCATGGTCTTCCAGAGCTTCAACCTCTTCAGCCACAAGACGATCCTCGAGAACGTCACCATGGGGCCGATCAAGGTGCGCAAGAAGAAGGCAGCCGAGGCCAGGTCACGCGCCATGGAGCTGCTCAAGCGGGTCGGGGTGGACCACCAGGCGGACAAGTACCCCGCCCAGCTCTCCGGCGGCCAGCAGCAGCGCGTCGCCATCGCGCGCTCGCTGGCCATGGACCCGACCGTCATGCTCTTCGACGAGCCGACCTCGGCGCTGGACCCGGAGATGATCAACGAGGTCCTCGACGTCATGACCCAGCTGGCCAAGTCCGGCATGACGATGATCGTCGTCACCCACGAGATGGGCTTCGCCCGCAAGGCCGCCGACCGGGTGGTCTTCATGTCCGACGGCGCCATCGTCGAGGAGAACACCCCCGAGGAGTTCTTCACCAACGCCCAGTCCGAGCGTGCCAAGGACTTCCTCGGCAAGATCCTGACCCACTGA
- a CDS encoding glutamate ABC transporter substrate-binding protein: protein MRSTTFKIAALAAATTLTLAACGGGESTDSGSGGGDDAGASEEAGGDEGGDMITIGIKYDQPGLGLNTDGNPTGMDVDVAKAVAEGLGYTEDQIEWTEAISSAREDLLESNQVDMIVATYSITDERKERVQFAGPYFVAGQDLLVPVDSDIQGPDSMGDAILCSVTGSTSAERVRDEYGVALQEYGSYSECMEAMASGQIGALTTDDTILAGFAAQDEYSGQFKVVGNTFSEENYGVGLNMESDNCEEINEILQGLWDDGTMEQIIEDNLGAADYTPNADLNPPAEIGGNCA, encoded by the coding sequence ATGCGTTCCACCACCTTCAAGATCGCGGCCCTGGCAGCGGCCACCACGCTCACCCTCGCCGCCTGCGGTGGTGGCGAGAGCACCGACTCCGGATCCGGCGGCGGCGACGACGCGGGGGCCAGCGAGGAGGCCGGCGGGGACGAGGGCGGCGACATGATCACCATCGGCATCAAGTACGACCAGCCGGGCCTCGGGCTCAACACCGATGGCAACCCGACGGGCATGGACGTCGACGTGGCCAAGGCGGTCGCCGAGGGCCTGGGCTACACCGAGGACCAGATCGAGTGGACCGAGGCCATCTCCAGCGCCCGCGAGGACCTGCTGGAGTCCAACCAGGTCGACATGATCGTCGCGACCTACTCCATCACCGACGAGCGCAAGGAGCGGGTGCAGTTCGCCGGGCCGTACTTCGTCGCCGGCCAGGACCTGCTGGTGCCCGTCGACAGCGACATCCAGGGCCCGGACTCGATGGGCGACGCGATCCTGTGCTCGGTGACCGGGTCGACCTCCGCCGAGCGGGTGCGGGACGAGTACGGCGTGGCGCTGCAGGAGTACGGCAGCTACTCCGAGTGCATGGAGGCGATGGCCTCCGGGCAGATCGGTGCGCTGACGACGGACGACACGATCCTCGCCGGCTTCGCGGCCCAGGACGAGTACTCCGGCCAGTTCAAGGTCGTCGGCAACACCTTCTCCGAGGAGAACTACGGAGTGGGTCTCAACATGGAGTCCGACAACTGCGAGGAGATCAACGAGATCCTCCAGGGGCTGTGGGACGACGGCACGATGGAGCAGATCATCGAGGACAACCTCGGCGCCGCGGACTACACCCCGAACGCCGACCTCAACCCGCCCGCCGAGATCGGTGGGAACTGCGCCTGA
- a CDS encoding DUF3145 domain-containing protein, with protein sequence MSAVMPRVMTRGVVFIHSTPTALCPHIAWAIEGVLDTRVSLDWVTQHAEPGTMRTEFAWTGEAGTGATIASAMRGWDGLRYEVVEEASRGSDGVRWTHTPALGVHTARLSANGDVVVNEDRLRHIMESAAGSAATLTAELDRALGAAWDAELETYRHAGEGAPATWLHKVG encoded by the coding sequence ATGTCCGCTGTCATGCCACGAGTCATGACTCGCGGGGTGGTGTTCATTCACTCCACCCCGACCGCGCTGTGCCCGCACATCGCCTGGGCGATCGAGGGTGTCCTCGACACCCGGGTGTCGCTGGACTGGGTCACCCAGCACGCCGAGCCCGGCACCATGCGCACCGAGTTCGCCTGGACCGGCGAGGCCGGCACGGGTGCCACCATCGCCAGCGCCATGCGCGGCTGGGACGGCCTGCGTTACGAGGTCGTCGAGGAAGCCAGCCGCGGCAGCGACGGCGTGCGGTGGACCCACACGCCCGCGCTGGGCGTGCACACCGCCCGGCTGTCCGCCAACGGCGACGTCGTCGTCAACGAGGACCGGCTGCGGCACATCATGGAGTCCGCAGCCGGCTCGGCCGCCACGCTCACCGCCGAGCTGGACCGCGCCCTCGGCGCGGCCTGGGACGCCGAGCTCGAGACCTACCGGCACGCCGGCGAGGGCGCACCCGCCACCTGGCTGCACAAGGTCGGCTGA
- a CDS encoding ACP S-malonyltransferase, translating into MLVIVAPGQGSQTPGFLAPWLEEPSVRERVDALAAAASLDLVRHGTTSDADTIKDTAVAQPLIVSAGLATLPLVLDGEALPQHVSATAGHSVGEITATAIAGVLTPDDAVGFVRERGLGMAEAAALTPTGMAAVVGGDPEEVAEALERHGLTPANMNGAGQVVAAGTLEQLEALEQDAPRRARVIPLPVAGAFHTHHMQPAADRLTRHAETLRPQDPRIPLLSNADGRVVADGTEVLRRLVAQVAGPVRWDLTMEAFVSMGVTGLIELPPAGTLVGLAKRGMRGVETLALKSPDDLDAAARMVREHGTV; encoded by the coding sequence GTGCTCGTCATCGTCGCGCCCGGTCAGGGCTCCCAGACCCCCGGTTTCCTGGCCCCCTGGCTCGAGGAGCCCTCCGTCCGTGAGCGTGTCGACGCGCTGGCCGCCGCGGCCTCGCTCGACCTCGTGAGGCACGGCACGACCTCCGACGCCGACACCATCAAGGACACGGCGGTCGCCCAGCCGCTCATCGTCAGCGCAGGCCTGGCCACCCTCCCTCTCGTCCTCGACGGCGAGGCGCTCCCCCAGCACGTCTCGGCCACCGCCGGGCACTCCGTCGGGGAGATCACCGCGACCGCCATCGCCGGCGTCCTCACCCCCGACGACGCCGTGGGCTTCGTCCGCGAGCGCGGGCTCGGGATGGCCGAGGCGGCCGCCCTCACCCCCACCGGCATGGCCGCCGTCGTGGGCGGCGACCCCGAGGAGGTCGCCGAGGCGCTGGAGCGGCACGGCCTCACCCCGGCCAACATGAACGGCGCCGGTCAGGTCGTCGCCGCCGGCACCCTGGAGCAGCTCGAGGCGCTGGAGCAGGACGCCCCCCGACGCGCCCGGGTCATCCCGCTGCCGGTCGCCGGGGCCTTCCACACCCACCACATGCAGCCCGCCGCCGACCGCCTCACCCGGCACGCGGAGACGTTGCGCCCCCAGGACCCGCGCATCCCGCTGCTGTCCAACGCCGACGGGCGGGTCGTCGCCGACGGCACCGAGGTGCTGCGCCGCCTCGTCGCCCAGGTCGCCGGGCCGGTGCGCTGGGACCTCACCATGGAGGCCTTCGTCTCCATGGGCGTGACCGGCCTCATCGAGCTGCCCCCCGCGGGCACCCTCGTGGGTCTGGCCAAGCGGGGTATGCGCGGGGTCGAGACCCTCGCGCTGAAGTCCCCCGACGACCTCGATGCCGCCGCCCGCATGGTGCGCGAGCACGGCACCGTCTGA
- a CDS encoding acyl carrier protein, producing the protein MARSEQEILEGLAEIVNEETGLEAEEVQMDKSFTEDLDIDSLSMMTIVVNAEDKFGVRIPDDEVKNLTHVKDAVSYIANNQG; encoded by the coding sequence ATGGCACGCAGCGAGCAGGAGATCCTCGAGGGTCTGGCCGAGATCGTCAACGAGGAGACGGGTCTGGAGGCCGAGGAGGTCCAGATGGACAAGTCCTTCACCGAGGACCTCGACATCGACTCCCTGTCCATGATGACGATCGTCGTCAACGCCGAGGACAAGTTCGGCGTCCGCATCCCCGACGACGAGGTCAAGAACCTCACGCACGTCAAGGACGCGGTGTCCTACATCGCCAACAACCAGGGCTGA
- a CDS encoding beta-ketoacyl-ACP synthase III — protein MSTSPTLSAPTTLRHARILGLGGYRPERVVTNEEVLQFIDSSDEWIRQRSGIATRRFAREDESVVDMAEAASRQALERAGLEPGQVDAVLMATVTHPLQTPAAAPVLAHRLGIEDPAAFDLSAACAGYCYAISLANDMVRAGTADTVLVVGVEKLSDFTDKHDRGSAFIFGDGAGAAVVGVSDTPGIGPTVWGSLGDRADAITQRESWTDLRPEMEATGREAGIAWPAFTMQGQTVFRWAVFSMAPVALQAVEAAGITPADLAAFVPHQANMRITDAMVKALDLPPHVPVARDIAETGNTSAASIPLAMSRMLDEGEAPHGGLALQIGFGAGLVYAAQVVEMP, from the coding sequence GTGAGCACGAGCCCCACCCTGTCGGCCCCGACCACCCTGCGCCACGCCCGGATCCTCGGCCTCGGCGGCTACCGCCCCGAGCGGGTCGTCACCAACGAGGAGGTGCTGCAGTTCATCGACTCCAGCGACGAGTGGATCCGGCAGCGCTCCGGCATCGCCACCCGGCGCTTCGCCCGGGAGGACGAGAGCGTCGTGGACATGGCCGAGGCCGCCTCGCGGCAGGCCCTGGAGCGCGCCGGGCTGGAGCCGGGACAGGTCGACGCCGTGCTCATGGCGACGGTGACCCACCCGCTGCAGACCCCGGCGGCCGCCCCGGTCCTCGCGCACCGGCTCGGCATCGAGGACCCGGCCGCGTTCGACCTCTCCGCCGCCTGCGCCGGCTACTGCTACGCCATCAGCCTGGCCAACGACATGGTCCGCGCCGGCACCGCCGACACCGTGCTCGTCGTCGGCGTCGAGAAGCTCTCCGACTTCACCGACAAGCACGACCGCGGGTCGGCCTTCATCTTCGGCGACGGGGCGGGAGCCGCGGTGGTCGGCGTCTCGGACACGCCGGGCATCGGCCCCACCGTCTGGGGCAGCCTCGGCGACCGCGCGGACGCCATCACCCAGCGCGAGTCCTGGACCGACCTGCGCCCGGAGATGGAGGCCACGGGTCGCGAGGCCGGCATCGCCTGGCCCGCCTTCACCATGCAGGGCCAGACCGTCTTCCGGTGGGCCGTCTTCTCGATGGCCCCCGTCGCGCTCCAGGCCGTCGAGGCCGCCGGGATCACCCCGGCGGACCTGGCCGCCTTCGTGCCGCACCAGGCCAACATGCGGATCACCGACGCGATGGTCAAGGCCCTCGACCTGCCCCCGCACGTCCCGGTGGCGCGCGACATCGCGGAGACCGGCAACACCTCCGCCGCCTCCATCCCGCTGGCGATGAGCCGGATGCTCGACGAGGGCGAGGCGCCGCACGGCGGCCTGGCCCTGCAGATCGGCTTCGGTGCCGGCCTGGTCTACGCCGCCCAGGTCGTCGAGATGCCCTGA
- a CDS encoding glycosyltransferase, whose protein sequence is MHVLRVANFVSPTSGGIKTALRAWGELYQQAGHRASLIVPGPGPEISEEEQGLVYRVPARPVPGTGYSLMWSRVGMSRLMDAIAPDALEVSDRATTRWMGRWAARRGIGSVMISHENMTGILVRRTPIPERPSHWAADAINRLSAHDYDAIVCPSWFAAQEFHRNDLDADVVPLGVDLDVFTPVRDLRDGPPPGQDGPIRIAHCSRLSPEKNPALSVETVRELVRRGHDVELTVFGAGPMLDDMVARAQNLPVTFHSYITDRRELAVELGRADLAISPGPLETFGLAALELLACGIPVVCCDEGALHEVVGDGGVVVPSTPAAFADGVEELLGRRGARARARAAAERFSWPVSARRMLDVHERVAAELRGRG, encoded by the coding sequence ATGCACGTCCTGCGCGTCGCCAACTTCGTCAGCCCCACCTCCGGCGGCATCAAGACCGCGCTGCGGGCCTGGGGCGAGCTCTACCAGCAGGCGGGCCACCGGGCCTCGCTCATCGTCCCCGGGCCCGGCCCGGAGATCAGCGAGGAGGAGCAGGGCCTGGTCTACCGGGTGCCGGCACGGCCGGTCCCGGGCACCGGCTACTCCCTCATGTGGAGCCGGGTCGGCATGTCCCGGCTCATGGACGCGATCGCCCCGGACGCGCTCGAGGTCTCGGACCGGGCGACGACGCGCTGGATGGGCCGCTGGGCCGCGCGGCGCGGCATCGGCTCGGTGATGATCAGCCACGAGAACATGACCGGGATCCTGGTGCGGCGCACGCCCATCCCCGAGCGGCCCTCGCACTGGGCGGCCGACGCGATCAACCGGCTCAGCGCGCACGACTACGACGCGATCGTCTGCCCCAGCTGGTTCGCCGCGCAGGAGTTCCACCGCAACGACCTCGACGCCGACGTCGTGCCGCTGGGCGTCGACCTCGACGTCTTCACGCCGGTGCGGGACCTGCGCGACGGGCCGCCGCCCGGCCAGGACGGCCCCATCCGCATCGCGCACTGCAGCCGGCTCTCGCCGGAGAAGAACCCTGCGCTCTCGGTCGAGACGGTGCGTGAGCTGGTGCGCCGCGGCCACGACGTCGAGCTGACCGTCTTCGGCGCCGGACCCATGCTCGACGACATGGTCGCGCGGGCGCAGAACCTGCCGGTGACCTTCCACTCCTACATCACCGACCGGCGCGAGCTGGCGGTCGAGCTGGGCCGCGCCGACCTCGCCATCTCACCGGGGCCGCTGGAGACCTTCGGGCTGGCGGCGCTGGAGCTCCTGGCCTGCGGCATACCGGTCGTGTGCTGCGACGAGGGCGCGCTGCACGAGGTGGTCGGCGACGGTGGCGTCGTCGTGCCCTCCACCCCGGCCGCCTTCGCCGACGGGGTCGAGGAGCTCCTGGGACGCCGGGGCGCGCGCGCCCGGGCGCGGGCGGCGGCGGAGCGGTTCAGCTGGCCGGTGAGCGCGCGCCGGATGCTCGACGTTCACGAGCGGGTCGCCGCGGAGCTCCGCGGACGCGGCTGA